GCCGGTAATCGGCGGTCGACCGCACGTCGTCGATCGGCGCGATGTCCGCGAGCGCGGCGTCGGCCGCGCGCTGTGCGATCTCCGCGGTCGGAGACTGGCCGATGATCTCGGCCTCCGCGGCGCGCGCGCGCATGGGCCGGTCGCGCACCGCGCCGAGCCCGATGCGCGCGTTGGTGACCACGCCCGAGGCGTCGACCCGCGCGGCCGCAGCGATCGCAACCTTCGAGATCGACTGCGCTCGCCGCGTGCCGACCTTGCGCCAGAACTGGCGGAGACCGGCCGCGGCGGCCGGAATGCGAACCGCGACGATCAGCTCGTCGGCGCGCAGCGCGGTCTGGCGATAGCCAGTGCAGAACTCCTCGTACGGCACGAGCCGGTCGCCGTCGACCGACGCGACTTCGATCGCCGCGTCGAGCGCGAGCAGCACCGGCAGCGAATCGCCAACCGGCGACGACGTGCCGACGTTGCCGCCGATGGTGGCGCGCGCCTGGATTTGCAGGGCGCCGATCTCGCGGGCCGCGGCGGCGAGCGCGGGCGCATGCGCGCGCAGGCGGTCATCCCGCGCGATCCGCGCAAACGGGGTGGCCGCTCCGATGCGGAGCGCCCCCTCGGCGGTCCGATCGATGCCGGTGAGCGCCGGCAGCCCGAACAGGTCGATCACGCCCGGCGGCCGCGGCCGCCGCACCGCCCCGACCATCGCGTCGGTGCCGCCCGCGAGCACGAGCCAGTCCGGGTGATCGGCCCGGGCTCGCAACGCATCGCGCAGCGACCGCGGGCGCACGTACGCGGTCACCGCCCCCTCCGTCGCGCCTGTGCGTCGGCGACCGCATCGACGATCCGCTGGTAACCGGTACACCGGCACAGGTTGCCCGCGAGCAGCTCGCGGATGCGCGCGCGCGACGCGCCGGGCTCGCGGTCGAGCGCGGCGATCGCGCACAGCACGATGCCCGGCGTGCAGATCCCGCACTGGGCCGCGCCGTGGTCGATCAGCGCTCGCTGCACATCGGCGAGCACGCCGTCGGCGGCGACCCCCTCGACGGTCACGACCGCGCGGCCGGCGATCTGGGCGACCGGGACCAGGCACGCGTTGACCGGATCGCCATCGACGAGGACGGTACACGCGCCGCACTCCCCCTCGCCGCACCCTTCCTTGGTGCCCGTGAGTCCCAGGTCGCGGCGCAGCACGTCGAGCAGCCGGTCGAGCGGGTCGACATCGACCTCGCAGCGCCGTCCGTTGATGT
This genomic stretch from Deltaproteobacteria bacterium harbors:
- a CDS encoding (2Fe-2S)-binding protein, which codes for MNISFDINGRRCEVDVDPLDRLLDVLRRDLGLTGTKEGCGEGECGACTVLVDGDPVNACLVPVAQIAGRAVVTVEGVAADGVLADVQRALIDHGAAQCGICTPGIVLCAIAALDREPGASRARIRELLAGNLCRCTGYQRIVDAVADAQARRRGR